In Acidaminococcus timonensis, one DNA window encodes the following:
- a CDS encoding MBL fold metallo-hydrolase RNA specificity domain-containing protein produces the protein MKIRFLGADKIVTGSCHLLEVGGRKILLDCGMFQGPKVIKDLNRRPFAFNPGEIDAVILSHAHIDHSGLLPKLVKEGFKGFIHCTHVTEELCQILLPDCGHIQESDAEVATRKGLRAGKSRVEPLYTADDAYLCLKHFITHDYDENIELYPGITFRFRVAGHILGSALVTLELEENEKKTKLIFTGDIGQPNVPILDDPYQISGADFIITESTYGDRIHEKIDRQQELCDIMKDALSRGGNVIIPAFAVGRTQVMLYYFQKLMASGQLPRIPIYVDSPMAIKATQVMQFNPEEYDEEATTIFRQQKGKLIDMPNVKYTETPAESRAINDLPSPMIILSASGMADAGRVLHHLKHNLWRKDSSVIFAGYQAEGSLGRRLLDGAKKVKIMGEDIVVGAKIYNMSGFSAHADKDQMLALYKGMEQKPKCFFVVHGEYDSASHFAHLLNTELGTATYIPNYGDTAVIDGTDWHIEESQIVVAAPAIQSLRDYLRSFEKEYLAYKGRMEQIVTHDPKRIPDVRGKLDKIRKYIDNVMKTL, from the coding sequence ATGAAAATCCGTTTTTTGGGCGCTGATAAGATCGTGACCGGTTCCTGCCATCTGCTGGAAGTGGGCGGCAGGAAGATCCTGCTGGACTGCGGCATGTTCCAGGGCCCCAAAGTCATCAAAGACCTGAATCGCCGGCCGTTTGCCTTCAATCCCGGTGAAATCGATGCGGTGATTTTAAGCCATGCCCACATCGATCACAGCGGCCTGCTACCCAAACTGGTGAAGGAAGGGTTCAAAGGGTTCATCCACTGTACCCACGTTACAGAAGAACTGTGCCAGATCCTGCTGCCCGACTGCGGCCATATCCAGGAATCTGATGCGGAAGTGGCCACCCGGAAGGGGCTGCGGGCCGGCAAGAGCAGGGTGGAACCTTTATATACGGCGGACGATGCTTACCTGTGCCTGAAGCATTTCATCACCCATGATTACGATGAGAACATTGAACTGTACCCGGGTATCACCTTCCGGTTCCGGGTGGCAGGCCATATCCTGGGGAGCGCACTGGTGACCCTGGAACTGGAAGAGAACGAGAAGAAAACGAAGCTGATCTTTACCGGGGATATCGGCCAGCCCAATGTACCCATCCTGGATGACCCTTACCAGATTTCTGGCGCGGACTTTATCATCACCGAATCCACCTATGGGGACCGGATCCACGAAAAGATCGACCGGCAGCAGGAGTTGTGCGACATCATGAAGGATGCCCTGAGCCGGGGCGGCAACGTGATCATCCCGGCTTTTGCCGTAGGCCGTACCCAGGTGATGCTGTACTACTTCCAGAAGCTGATGGCCAGCGGACAGCTGCCCCGGATCCCCATTTACGTGGACAGCCCCATGGCCATCAAGGCCACCCAGGTGATGCAGTTCAATCCGGAAGAGTACGATGAGGAGGCTACTACCATTTTCCGCCAGCAGAAGGGCAAACTCATCGACATGCCCAATGTGAAGTACACGGAGACTCCGGCGGAATCCAGGGCCATCAACGACCTGCCCAGCCCCATGATCATCTTGTCGGCCAGTGGTATGGCGGATGCCGGGCGGGTGCTCCACCATCTGAAACACAACCTGTGGCGGAAGGACAGTTCGGTGATCTTCGCCGGATACCAGGCAGAAGGAAGCCTGGGGCGGCGTCTGCTGGACGGGGCCAAAAAGGTGAAGATCATGGGAGAAGACATCGTGGTGGGGGCCAAAATCTACAACATGTCTGGCTTTTCCGCACATGCGGACAAGGACCAGATGCTGGCCCTGTACAAGGGGATGGAGCAGAAACCGAAATGCTTCTTTGTGGTCCACGGGGAATACGATTCAGCCAGTCATTTTGCCCACCTGCTGAATACGGAACTGGGCACAGCCACCTACATTCCCAACTACGGGGATACGGCGGTCATCGACGGCACCGACTGGCATATTGAGGAAAGCCAGATTGTGGTGGCGGCACCGGCCATCCAGTCTCTCCGGGACTATCTGCGGAGCTTCGAAAAAGAATACCTGGCCTACAAGGGCCGCATGGAACAGATCGTTACCCACGACCCCAAACGGATCCCCGATGTGCGGGGCAAGCTGGATAAGATCCGCAAATACATTGACAATGTGATGAAGACCCTGTAA
- the typA gene encoding translational GTPase TypA codes for MIRNDLRNIAIIAHVDHGKTTLVDAMLKQSGVFRANQQVQERVMDSNDQERERGITILAKNTSVMHDGCKINILDTPGHADFGGEVERVLNMVDGVLLLVDAYEGPMPQTKYVLRKALEHHLKPVVVINKIDRPDQRVEEVVDEVLDLFIELNANDDQLDFPVVYCSAKKGIAKLSMDDESDNLEPLFRTIIKSIPAPDVDVDAPLQMLVNTLDHDNFVGRIVVGRVVRGTIHNGEQVCLMHDDKRTNEKIGRLYTYEGLKRVEVPEAKAGDIIALIGLADAEIGDTIADVDNPEQLQGIKVDEPTLSMTFSVNDSPFAGQEGDFITSRHLRDRLYKEVETNVSMKVEDTDSPDTFKVSGRGELHLSVLIEAMRREGFELQVGKPTVIMHRDENGKLLEPMEALTIEVPQDFMGPVMEGLGIRKAELQNMTEVAGYLRMDFIIPARGLIGFRNQFLTDTKGNGIMNHVFAGWGAYKGDIPGRTRGSLVAFEAGTTTAYGIDKCQARGTMYVNPGEEVYEGQIVGENSREDDMDVNPCKKKHVSNMRAAGSDDAVRLVPPQTFSLEGALEHINDDETVEVTPKSIRMRKKILSRLERARTRARNARA; via the coding sequence ATGATTAGAAATGATTTGCGTAACATTGCCATCATCGCTCACGTTGACCATGGTAAGACGACCCTGGTCGATGCCATGCTGAAACAGAGCGGTGTATTCCGGGCCAACCAGCAGGTACAGGAACGGGTCATGGACTCCAACGATCAGGAAAGAGAACGTGGTATCACCATCCTGGCCAAGAATACGTCCGTAATGCATGATGGCTGCAAAATCAACATCCTGGATACTCCGGGCCATGCCGATTTCGGCGGCGAAGTGGAACGGGTGCTGAACATGGTTGACGGCGTGCTGCTGCTGGTAGACGCCTACGAAGGCCCCATGCCCCAGACCAAATACGTGCTGCGGAAAGCACTGGAACATCATCTGAAACCCGTCGTGGTCATCAATAAGATCGACCGTCCGGATCAGCGGGTGGAAGAAGTGGTGGATGAAGTCCTGGACCTGTTCATCGAACTGAACGCCAACGACGATCAGCTGGACTTCCCGGTGGTGTACTGCTCCGCCAAGAAGGGCATTGCCAAGCTGTCCATGGATGATGAAAGCGACAACCTGGAACCCCTGTTCCGCACCATCATCAAGAGCATTCCCGCTCCCGACGTGGATGTGGATGCACCGCTGCAGATGCTGGTCAATACCCTGGACCATGATAACTTCGTGGGCCGGATCGTGGTGGGCCGTGTGGTCCGCGGGACCATCCACAACGGTGAACAGGTGTGCCTGATGCACGATGACAAACGGACCAACGAGAAAATCGGCCGTCTGTACACCTACGAAGGCCTGAAACGGGTGGAAGTGCCCGAAGCCAAAGCCGGTGACATCATTGCGCTGATCGGTCTGGCTGACGCTGAAATCGGCGACACCATCGCTGATGTGGACAATCCCGAACAGCTGCAGGGCATCAAGGTGGACGAACCTACTCTGTCCATGACGTTCTCCGTGAACGACAGCCCGTTTGCCGGCCAGGAAGGCGACTTCATCACCAGCCGTCACCTGCGTGACCGTCTGTATAAAGAAGTGGAAACCAACGTTTCCATGAAGGTGGAAGATACCGACAGCCCCGATACCTTCAAGGTATCCGGCCGTGGCGAACTGCATCTGTCCGTGCTGATCGAAGCCATGCGGCGTGAAGGCTTCGAACTGCAGGTGGGCAAACCGACCGTAATCATGCACCGGGACGAAAACGGCAAGCTGCTGGAACCCATGGAAGCACTGACCATCGAAGTGCCGCAGGACTTCATGGGCCCTGTGATGGAAGGCCTGGGCATCCGCAAGGCTGAACTGCAGAATATGACCGAAGTGGCCGGCTACCTGCGCATGGACTTCATCATCCCTGCCCGTGGCCTGATCGGCTTCCGGAACCAGTTCCTGACCGATACCAAGGGGAATGGCATCATGAACCACGTATTCGCCGGCTGGGGCGCATACAAGGGCGATATCCCCGGCCGTACCCGCGGCAGCCTGGTGGCTTTTGAAGCCGGTACTACCACCGCTTACGGTATCGATAAATGCCAGGCCAGAGGCACCATGTACGTGAACCCGGGCGAAGAAGTCTACGAAGGTCAGATCGTGGGCGAAAACAGCCGGGAAGATGATATGGATGTGAACCCCTGCAAAAAGAAGCACGTATCCAATATGCGTGCCGCCGGGTCCGATGATGCGGTCCGTCTGGTACCGCCGCAGACCTTCTCCCTGGAAGGGGCTCTGGAACACATCAACGACGATGAAACGGTGGAAGTCACTCCCAAGAGCATCCGCATGAGAAAGAAAATCCTGTCCCGTCTGGAACGGGCCCGCACCCGGGCGCGCAACGCACGGGCGTAA
- a CDS encoding cell division protein SepF: protein MFARFQSHKDVPEKPEETRDNGLTLLTTPNLDLCLRTPASLEDIVPYGQLIMEGKGLLLCLNDLAEPDKVRAQDYLAGVAYTIGATETEVSPEVTMYLPGEVNTIHE, encoded by the coding sequence ATGTTTGCCCGCTTTCAATCTCATAAGGACGTGCCGGAAAAACCGGAGGAAACCCGGGATAACGGCCTGACCCTGCTCACCACACCCAATCTGGATCTCTGTCTGCGGACGCCGGCCAGTCTGGAGGATATCGTCCCCTATGGCCAGCTGATCATGGAGGGCAAGGGCCTGCTGCTCTGCCTCAACGACCTGGCGGAGCCGGATAAGGTCCGGGCCCAGGATTATCTGGCCGGGGTGGCCTACACCATTGGGGCCACCGAAACAGAAGTATCACCGGAAGTGACCATGTACCTGCCGGGAGAAGTGAATACCATTCATGAGTAA
- a CDS encoding DNA polymerase III subunit alpha codes for MSSQFVHLHTHTQYSLLDGACRIPDLVAYARELGMPALAITDHGVMYGVIEFYQECKKAGIKPIIGCEVYITSGSHLDKSLESRSKLYHLILLVENKTGYQNLMKIVSIGEVEGFYYKPRIDMDVLRQYHEGLICLSACVAGEVPRHILRGELETAEKVMLEYLDIFGRDHYYLEIQNHGLPEETTVRQELHALARKHGIKLVATNDLHYIHKEDAAGQDILLCIQTNARYLDPQRMRFNNDSYYLKSREEMEELFPDDPEALDNTLEIADKCNLELEFGHLLLPEFPLPEGETMDGFLRKLCEQGFPSRYPDDDGTARKRMEYELGIIRQMGYSGYFLIVWDFINYARTHDIPVGPGRGSAAGSIVAYLTGITSIDPLKYNLIFERFLNPERVSMPDIDTDICYVKRHLVVDYLARKYGESHVAQIITFGTLAAKAAIKDVGRAMDIPLNVVNQVNKLIPNTPGTTLKGALEGSRELRQLRDQDPNIAQLLDFAQKVEGMPRHTSTHAAGVVITPGELTDYVPLQITSSSDDEHEYICTQYDKDRSESLGLLKMDLLGLRTLTVIDDALKMIKKNKGVDVDIRRIDLHDPRTCRMLCDGDTAAVFQMESDGMTRLMKQLAPEGFEDLIPLVALYRPGPLGSGMAEDFIAGRHGKRTAQVLHPLMEPIVADTYGVILYQEQVMQIVSALGGFTLGEADILRRAMGKKKAKLLDSMKEKFLDGAEKLHGISRELGEKIFALLQHFAGYGFNKSHSAAYALVAYDTAWLKANYPVEYMAAFLNSIITVADKVSWYIGICRDMGIQVLPPDINTSEAGFSVDGHTIRFGLGAIKSVGDAAVSVILEERKKRGPFKDFFDFTRRVDLSRVNKRVVEALIKSGSLNGFGLKRSQLLAIMDPALEAAASEQRDRLTGQMGLFGEEEIASANTIPIPDLPEIPQEEILRLERELIGFYVTGHPLDKYKNALKRLTPLIKCTEENFQDGERIVVGGIISDLKLRSTRNGEQMASFVLEDLSGSLTVIAFPRAYTTSRNQIDKDRIVLVSGVLKLDEEQARIFANKVEPLQEAAKEVHLTIGHGRNTPAVQRQLGGVFAAFHGKNPVYLHVEDTQQVIRTLPRFWVDLEAPGFAEAIERVLGAGSLKL; via the coding sequence ATGTCGTCCCAATTTGTCCATTTACATACCCATACCCAGTATTCCCTGCTGGATGGGGCCTGCCGGATCCCGGACCTGGTGGCCTATGCCAGGGAACTGGGTATGCCGGCCCTGGCCATCACTGACCATGGGGTCATGTACGGGGTCATCGAATTCTATCAGGAATGCAAAAAAGCCGGCATCAAACCCATCATCGGCTGCGAAGTGTACATCACCTCCGGGTCCCACCTGGACAAGAGCCTGGAGTCCCGCAGCAAGCTGTACCACCTGATCCTGCTGGTGGAGAACAAGACGGGCTACCAGAACCTGATGAAAATCGTTTCCATCGGAGAAGTGGAGGGATTCTACTACAAGCCCCGGATCGACATGGACGTGCTGCGCCAGTACCATGAGGGCCTGATCTGTCTGTCCGCCTGCGTGGCCGGCGAGGTGCCCCGGCACATCCTCCGGGGAGAACTGGAGACCGCGGAAAAGGTCATGCTGGAATACCTGGACATCTTCGGGCGGGATCATTACTACCTGGAAATCCAGAACCACGGTCTGCCGGAGGAAACCACTGTGCGCCAGGAGCTCCATGCCCTGGCCAGGAAGCATGGCATCAAGCTGGTGGCCACCAATGACCTTCACTATATCCATAAGGAGGATGCCGCAGGCCAGGACATCCTGCTGTGCATCCAGACCAACGCCCGGTACCTGGATCCCCAGCGGATGCGATTCAACAATGATTCCTACTACCTGAAGAGCCGGGAGGAGATGGAAGAACTGTTTCCGGATGACCCGGAGGCACTGGACAACACCCTGGAAATTGCCGACAAATGCAATCTGGAACTGGAATTCGGCCATTTGCTGCTGCCGGAATTCCCCCTGCCCGAGGGGGAGACCATGGACGGCTTCCTGCGGAAACTGTGTGAACAGGGCTTCCCTTCCCGGTATCCTGATGATGACGGTACGGCCCGGAAACGGATGGAGTATGAGCTGGGCATCATCAGGCAGATGGGGTATTCCGGGTACTTCCTGATCGTATGGGACTTCATCAACTATGCCCGTACCCATGACATCCCTGTGGGGCCCGGCAGAGGCAGTGCCGCCGGCAGTATCGTGGCGTACCTGACGGGCATCACCAGCATCGATCCGCTGAAGTACAACCTGATCTTTGAACGGTTCCTGAACCCGGAACGGGTGAGCATGCCCGATATCGATACGGATATCTGCTACGTGAAACGGCATCTGGTGGTGGATTACCTGGCCCGGAAATACGGAGAGAGCCATGTGGCCCAGATCATCACCTTCGGGACCCTGGCGGCCAAGGCGGCCATCAAGGATGTGGGACGGGCCATGGACATTCCCCTGAACGTGGTGAACCAGGTGAACAAGCTGATCCCCAATACACCAGGCACTACCCTGAAAGGAGCCCTGGAGGGCAGCCGGGAATTGCGGCAGCTGCGGGATCAGGATCCCAATATCGCCCAGTTGCTGGACTTTGCCCAGAAGGTGGAAGGCATGCCCCGGCACACCTCCACCCATGCGGCAGGGGTGGTCATCACCCCCGGGGAACTGACGGACTATGTGCCCCTGCAGATCACCAGCAGCAGCGACGACGAACATGAATATATCTGTACCCAGTATGACAAGGACCGGTCGGAGAGCCTGGGCCTGCTGAAAATGGACCTGCTGGGTCTGCGGACCCTGACTGTGATCGACGACGCCCTGAAGATGATCAAAAAGAATAAGGGTGTGGATGTGGACATCCGCAGGATCGACCTCCATGATCCCAGGACCTGCAGGATGCTCTGCGACGGGGATACAGCCGCTGTGTTCCAGATGGAAAGTGACGGCATGACCCGGCTTATGAAACAGCTGGCTCCGGAGGGCTTCGAGGATCTGATCCCCCTGGTGGCCCTGTACCGTCCCGGGCCTCTGGGCAGCGGCATGGCAGAGGACTTCATTGCCGGTCGTCACGGGAAGCGTACAGCCCAGGTGCTGCACCCGCTGATGGAACCCATCGTGGCGGATACCTACGGGGTGATCCTGTACCAGGAGCAGGTTATGCAGATCGTATCCGCCCTGGGGGGATTCACCCTGGGCGAAGCCGATATCCTGCGCCGGGCCATGGGCAAGAAAAAGGCCAAGCTGCTGGATTCCATGAAGGAAAAGTTTCTGGACGGGGCCGAAAAGCTCCATGGCATCAGCCGGGAACTGGGCGAGAAGATCTTTGCGCTGCTGCAGCATTTCGCCGGTTATGGCTTCAACAAATCCCATTCGGCTGCCTACGCCCTGGTGGCCTATGACACCGCCTGGCTGAAGGCCAACTATCCGGTGGAATACATGGCGGCCTTCCTGAACAGCATCATCACCGTGGCGGACAAGGTGAGCTGGTACATCGGCATCTGCCGTGACATGGGCATCCAGGTGCTGCCTCCGGATATCAACACCAGTGAAGCAGGCTTTTCCGTGGACGGCCATACCATCCGCTTTGGCCTGGGGGCCATCAAGAGTGTAGGGGATGCGGCGGTGTCCGTGATCCTGGAGGAACGGAAGAAGCGCGGACCGTTCAAGGACTTCTTCGACTTCACCCGTCGGGTGGATCTGAGCCGGGTGAACAAAAGAGTGGTGGAAGCCCTGATCAAAAGTGGATCCCTGAACGGGTTCGGATTGAAACGCAGCCAGCTGCTGGCCATCATGGATCCGGCCCTGGAAGCAGCAGCCAGCGAGCAGAGGGACCGGCTCACCGGGCAGATGGGACTGTTCGGGGAGGAGGAAATCGCCAGCGCCAACACCATCCCCATCCCGGATCTGCCGGAGATCCCTCAGGAGGAGATCCTGCGGCTGGAGAGAGAACTGATCGGATTCTATGTGACGGGCCATCCCCTGGACAAGTATAAAAACGCCCTGAAACGCCTGACCCCTCTGATCAAATGCACGGAGGAGAACTTCCAGGATGGGGAACGCATCGTGGTGGGAGGCATCATCTCCGATCTGAAGCTCCGGTCCACCAGGAACGGGGAACAGATGGCCTCCTTCGTCCTGGAAGATCTGTCCGGCAGCCTGACAGTGATCGCTTTTCCCCGGGCCTATACCACCAGCCGGAACCAGATCGACAAGGACAGGATCGTCCTGGTCAGCGGCGTACTGAAGCTGGACGAAGAGCAGGCCCGGATCTTCGCCAACAAGGTGGAACCCCTGCAGGAGGCGGCGAAGGAAGTGCACCTGACCATCGGTCACGGGCGGAATACTCCGGCGGTGCAGCGGCAGCTGGGGGGCGTGTTTGCAGCCTTCCACGGAAAGAACCCGGTGTATCTCCATGTGGAGGATACCCAGCAGGTGATCCGTACGCTGCCCAGGTTCTGGGTGGACCTGGAGGCCCCCGGGTTTGCAGAAGCAATCGAAAGGGTGCTGGGTGCCGGAAGCCTGAAGCTGTAA
- a CDS encoding ISL3 family transposase, whose product MSFFHFIEKSFHWEEGSIKEFEKLGSSLLLYVEFTSTASRCPYCHHKILHIKDYRDQKVLLGHWNTHPVSAIVHKRRFFCPCCHKTFYEKIPGVEHYQRRSNDVKNSIIQACSELASFKAIARSHGVSVSTVIRYFDGLTFKRPLHLPEVLSLDEFRGNAHGQRYQVAVNDPQRHETLDILPKRTALELIRYFSQFSRAERLKVKFVVMDLSSLFRKVIRAMFPGATIIGDRFHIQRLVIWALERVRKNVQKLFDEKRIYFKRNKHILNKRGDRLTEEELASLREILKQSSELQRAYALKEAFFKVFSMKERSAVASFLSRWLSLVEESGVEEFKSVIKTFTDWKTEILEGLSQAYSNGFTEGMNNKIKVLKRVAFGFRNFERFRSRILLLSMVKLK is encoded by the coding sequence ATGTCTTTCTTTCATTTTATCGAAAAAAGCTTCCATTGGGAAGAGGGTTCCATAAAAGAATTTGAAAAATTGGGATCCAGCCTCCTCCTTTACGTGGAATTCACTTCTACAGCTTCTCGTTGCCCCTACTGTCATCATAAAATTCTTCATATTAAGGACTATCGGGACCAAAAAGTCCTCTTAGGGCACTGGAACACCCATCCTGTTTCTGCTATTGTTCATAAAAGAAGATTTTTTTGCCCTTGCTGCCATAAGACATTTTATGAAAAAATTCCTGGCGTCGAGCATTACCAGCGGCGTTCTAACGATGTAAAGAACAGCATCATCCAAGCCTGTTCTGAACTGGCGAGCTTTAAAGCTATTGCCAGAAGCCATGGTGTCTCTGTTTCCACCGTAATCCGGTATTTTGATGGACTTACTTTTAAAAGGCCTCTCCATCTGCCTGAAGTTCTTTCTTTAGACGAATTTCGTGGGAACGCTCATGGGCAAAGATACCAGGTCGCTGTGAATGACCCTCAGCGTCATGAAACTCTCGATATTTTGCCAAAGAGGACAGCGCTGGAATTGATTCGTTATTTTAGCCAATTTTCAAGAGCAGAGCGATTGAAAGTAAAATTTGTCGTAATGGACCTTTCGTCACTTTTCCGCAAGGTCATCAGAGCGATGTTTCCTGGTGCAACAATTATTGGTGACCGATTCCACATACAGAGACTGGTCATTTGGGCGCTTGAACGGGTTAGGAAAAATGTACAAAAGTTATTCGACGAAAAAAGAATTTATTTCAAGAGAAACAAACATATCTTGAACAAGAGGGGTGATCGTCTGACAGAAGAAGAACTGGCCAGCCTTCGGGAAATCTTGAAGCAGTCTTCAGAATTACAGAGAGCCTATGCCTTAAAAGAGGCATTCTTTAAGGTGTTTTCTATGAAAGAACGGTCTGCTGTTGCTTCATTCTTATCTCGTTGGTTATCATTAGTCGAAGAAAGTGGGGTTGAAGAATTCAAGAGTGTTATAAAGACGTTCACTGATTGGAAGACAGAGATTTTGGAAGGATTGAGTCAAGCGTATTCGAATGGTTTTACGGAAGGAATGAACAATAAGATTAAGGTGTTAAAGAGAGTAGCATTTGGTTTTCGCAACTTTGAACGATTCCGTTCTCGGATTTTACTGCTTTCGATGGTGAAATTAAAATAA
- a CDS encoding electron transfer flavoprotein subunit beta/FixA family protein: protein MNIIVCVKQVPDTAEMKIDPVTNNLVRDGVTNIMNPYDQYALETALELKDQMGAHVTVITMGPPHAESVLRDCLAVGADEAKLVSDRAFGGADTLATSAALANTIKHFGIPDLILCGRQAIDGDTAQVGPEIAEHLDLPQVTAALKVKVDGDTVVVDRDNEKMSMTFTMKMPCVVTVMRSTDLRFASIRGKLKARKAEVPVYSAADLEIPLDIIGKKGSPTQVMKSFTPKVTQVHGEIFNDEDPEVAVDKLVNKLIEDKIITK from the coding sequence ATGAACATCATTGTATGTGTAAAACAGGTACCGGATACCGCTGAAATGAAAATCGATCCGGTCACCAACAACCTCGTCAGAGATGGTGTAACCAATATCATGAACCCGTATGACCAGTATGCTCTGGAAACGGCTCTGGAACTGAAGGATCAGATGGGTGCACATGTCACTGTTATTACCATGGGACCGCCCCATGCAGAATCTGTCCTGAGAGACTGCCTGGCCGTTGGCGCCGATGAAGCCAAACTGGTCAGCGACAGAGCTTTTGGTGGCGCTGATACCCTGGCAACCTCCGCGGCCCTGGCCAATACCATCAAACACTTCGGTATTCCTGATCTGATCCTGTGCGGCCGTCAGGCTATCGATGGTGATACCGCCCAAGTAGGGCCGGAAATCGCTGAACATCTGGATCTGCCGCAGGTAACGGCTGCTCTGAAAGTCAAAGTCGACGGGGATACCGTAGTCGTTGACAGAGATAACGAAAAGATGTCCATGACCTTCACCATGAAGATGCCCTGCGTTGTAACCGTAATGCGCAGCACCGACCTGCGTTTCGCCAGCATCAGAGGCAAACTGAAAGCCAGAAAGGCTGAAGTTCCTGTATATTCCGCTGCTGATCTGGAAATTCCTCTGGATATCATCGGTAAGAAGGGGTCTCCGACTCAGGTTATGAAGAGCTTCACTCCGAAAGTTACGCAAGTCCACGGCGAAATCTTCAATGATGAAGATCCGGAAGTTGCAGTGGATAAGTTAGTGAACAAACTGATCGAAGACAAGATTATTACGAAGTGA
- a CDS encoding electron transfer flavoprotein subunit alpha/FixB family protein has protein sequence MANTKGLKTGNEKDLWVYVEHYKGEPVNVVYELLGECRKLADKCHQKLAAVLMTDDAKNVPQDLIARGADLVYVCTDPAFKYYSTDEYTNAFCEMIEEYHPSAVFIGATNDGRDLGPRIAARMNTGLCADCTVLDAEEDGLIEWTRPAAGGNIMATILCKEHRPQMGTVRPKTFKALEPDASRTGEVINYTLKNHVEDRVTCIRREEVEAEGEMAIDDAPYVCSGGRGMKAKENFSLLYDLAHVMGGAVGGSRAAVDEGFVEHPRQVGQSGKTVTPKIYFACGISGSVQHKAGMSKSDTIVCINKDPDAPMFEISKYGIVGDALKILPLLTAKIKAFKES, from the coding sequence ATGGCTAACACGAAGGGTTTAAAGACCGGTAACGAAAAAGATTTATGGGTCTATGTTGAACATTACAAAGGCGAACCTGTCAATGTAGTATATGAACTGCTGGGCGAATGCCGGAAACTGGCCGACAAATGCCATCAGAAACTGGCTGCCGTACTGATGACCGACGATGCCAAGAACGTTCCCCAGGACCTGATCGCTCGTGGTGCTGATCTGGTTTATGTCTGCACCGATCCTGCTTTCAAATATTATTCCACGGATGAATATACCAACGCTTTCTGCGAAATGATCGAAGAATATCATCCTTCCGCCGTATTCATCGGCGCTACCAACGATGGTCGTGACCTGGGGCCCCGTATCGCTGCCCGGATGAACACCGGTCTGTGCGCAGACTGCACCGTCTTGGACGCTGAAGAAGACGGCCTGATTGAATGGACCCGTCCTGCTGCCGGTGGTAACATCATGGCTACCATCCTGTGCAAAGAACATCGTCCCCAGATGGGTACCGTACGTCCCAAGACCTTCAAGGCTCTGGAACCGGATGCTTCCCGTACCGGTGAAGTCATCAACTACACCCTGAAGAACCATGTGGAAGACCGTGTAACCTGCATCCGCAGAGAAGAAGTGGAAGCCGAAGGCGAAATGGCCATCGACGATGCTCCGTACGTATGCTCCGGCGGCCGTGGCATGAAAGCCAAGGAAAACTTCAGCCTGCTGTATGATCTGGCCCATGTTATGGGCGGCGCCGTAGGCGGCAGCCGTGCAGCTGTGGATGAAGGTTTCGTAGAACATCCTCGTCAGGTTGGTCAATCCGGTAAAACCGTAACCCCGAAGATTTACTTCGCCTGCGGTATTTCCGGTTCCGTTCAGCACAAAGCTGGTATGAGCAAATCCGATACCATTGTTTGCATCAACAAGGATCCGGACGCTCCTATGTTCGAAATCTCCAAGTATGGTATCGTTGGCGATGCCCTGAAGATCCTGCCTCTGCTGACTGCAAAGATCAAGGCCTTCAAGGAATCCTAA